CAATGAATTCAGCATTGGTTCACGGCATGGATAAGCAGTTGACCATCAAAACACCGTTAATGTGGTTAAACAAAGCTGAAACTTGGGCACTTGCTGATATGTTGGGCGCGTTGGACCTAGTACGTAATAAAACTCTCACTTGTTACAATGGCATTATCGGAGATGGCTGTGGCCATTGCCCATCATGCGAATTGCGCAGCAATGGGCTGAATGAGTATTTGAACGCATCTAAAGAAGTGATGGCATCTCTTGTGGGTAAACTTCAGTAGGTGAGTCGTCAGTCGTTGGGTAAATAGGCGCGTTAAACGCGTCTATGATCTGATTATTTCCTTTGCGCTTAATTTGGCAAAGCGCTTGATCTAAGATGGCATACAACTCATTAAAATCACTTAACGCTTTAGACGTGGCAAGATATGAACAACTGGCTGACAGTGAAACAGGTTGGAAGTTGTTTGTCTGAGGAGCACTGTGTGCGATGGCACTGTGAAGTTGTTGTACACGGAACTCAACATCGATTTCATCAACTTCTTTTAGTAGTACCAGCAATTCTTCTCCACCTAATCGACCGATAAAATCACCGGACTTAAGATGTTTCGCAATGTTTGTTACCGCGTCTCTTAAAAGCTGGTCGCCCAGATGATGTCCAAATTATTGTTAACCGCTTTAAAATTATCCAACCTAATAAAATCAGTACATTTTTAGTGCTCTAAGTGAGGCGCTTTCTGTGCTTTCACTTTTTCAATACAGCTGCTTCGATTTAGAGCCTTACCAATCGCGTCCCATGAGAGTTGGGCGTATTTACGGTTGTAGTAAAACATCAAAGCAATAACAATGAATGCCAATGTAAATACCGAGAGCAGTGCCAACATTAACTGTTTACCTAGCAATGCATTTTCGGCAATCAGTTTTGAATTCTGGTGTTCAAGTCTCTCGACCTTTGATTTGCTTTCATTGTCTCTGCGAGTCGACTCTAGGGCGATAAATGCATTAGCGTTGTCTTTATCTCGTTTTTGCAATTCGGATTTTGCGTACTCTCGGTAGTATCCGAGTGCTTTGTCATAGTTTTTTTGATGTTCAGATATCTCCGCTAGCAGTGCAAGTGCTTGAGCCGAGAGTCTCTCGCTGGCCACATTTTTACCTAAGCTGTGGGCATGTTCAGCAAAGTCATGGGCGGCAATATACTTGTTTTGCTCTTTGTGGGTGCGCGCGAGAGCGAGATAAATTTCACCGCGAATTTGTGCATTATCTTGTTTGGTAGCATTGTCTAACGCTGCAAGCAGATGTGATGTTCCCACCTCAAAATTCCCGGTGCCAATATAGGCTTCTCCCAAACCTAGATCAGCAAACGTTACGCCGTAAGGGTAGTTTAGTCGTTGCGATAGATGTTTTGACTGGCTGAAATGCGTAATCGCTGATGAGTATTCTGACTGTTTTAGTTTTACTTTCCCCATACTGTGATGCGTTTGAGCGAGCTTGAGAGGTTGAGATAACTGTTCTCGAATCTTCAGGGCTTTATTTATGTACTCTTCAGCTTGTGTGAAGCTGCCTAAATTCGCGAGTAGTAAACCTGCGTCGTTATAAATTCCCGACGCATCTTCATAGTCGGGAATAATGGAGAGAAGCTGTTGGTATGTATCTAACGCGAGTGGATAGTGACCCAAAAACTCTTGGTTGTTAGCGATAACGCGAAGTGCAAGGTATTTGGGTAATATAGGCTGGTCAACATCTTGAATATGCGTATTGAGTGAAGAGCAATAGATATCCGCTTGATGGTAAAGAGCTTGGCGGTTTAACACTCGACATAGATGGTACTCAAAGAGGATCTTGCCATTGATTGAATTACTTAACTCAACATCTTCTAATAGCGACAGGTAGCCCTCTCTAGCAGAGATAAAATTAAGTTGTTCTTCACTGTTAAGGGCATTAATAAAGAGCTTTTCTTGAGTGGCGAACTTACCGTCAATAGCGTTAGCGTTGTTGTTACCAAAGTAGGGTTGCCCATGCAGCAGCATAAATCCATGTAGCTTACTACTGATATAGAGTTTTTCAACGCCGGCAGGTAATGCGTCGTAGCGGTCTTGAAGTAAGGAAAGTGCACGTTTGTCATTTTTCGCGACGGCATCCGCGTAGGCCGACTCCCAGGTTAAATGTGCTGGGTTTGCATGAGTGACTAGCGCTGCGAACAGGGCACTAAAGGAGAAAAAACTGGCTACGTTGATTTTCATACTACCGTGGAAAACAAATAATATTTTTATAATTAGCGGTTTATCATGGTGACTAGTTGCAAATGAACAATTTAGTCGTGCGAAAAGAGCGTAATTGTGAAAGTACTCTCGATTTTCTTTGTCGATAGAGAGAGTTATGCACTATCCCGACAAATAATGAATTATCGTTTAGAGATATTTAGGGTATAAAAAAACGCCTAAGAGTTTAGGCGTTTTATGCAAGATAATGGGCTACCGATTACAGGTACATTTTAGCCAGTTCAGAAGGCTCGACTTCTTTACCTTCAAGATTGCCATTCCAGTTAGTACCAACTAGAACGCCATCTTCATCTAATGTTAGTAGCCAATCTTCAACAAAGATGTCTAGAGGAATCTCAAGCACCTCAAAATCTGCCCATTCTTCAACGTTGTGTGTTTCTGCGTCTTCTTTTGATGACCAGAAAGGCATCACTTCGCTCTCTTCGAATTCAGTTGAGTCACACGATAGCCAACCTTCTTCATTACGTAGACCCCAAACTAATTGGTTAGCTTTGGTTTCTTCAATGAATAGCGCTAGGTTTGCATCGATATCAGCAGTTAATTTGCTCATGGTAATTCTCTTATGAAAACAATTTTCGTAAGGTTAGCACTGCGCTAGCAACTTACCAAACAAAAAAGGAGCTTTCGCTCCTTTTGTTGATGATTTACCTACGCAATTGACGCTAGGTCGTTGCGTTAGACCGCAATTTGGTCATGTTGCTAAACGTTTATTTATCCAGTCGTGTAAAAATTGTCCATTCCTTAACAACTTCGCCTTTGTGACCAGCCACATTGGCAACTACTTTGCGATTGCGAGCGTGACTGAGTTCATCATCACCATCGTTTTCAAGTTTGTTTTCACCATAACCGATGATAGAAACACGTTGAGGTGAAATGCCATAAGACTCAAGCTCTAGCTCAACGTTTTTTGCTCGACGTTTAGAAAGGGCAAGGTTGTAGTCTTCATCGCCAACTTTACTGGCAAAACCCTGAATTTCGATCGAGGTTTCAGGGTACTGCTTGAGGAAATCGGCCATTTGAGCGATTTGTTGTTTGAAAATCGGCAGTATCTCACTAGAGTCATTCTCAAATAGAATATGAAGACCAAGCGAGTCAGACGTTTCGACGAGTCGGCCACAGCCTTCGTTGTTGATTTCTGCGCCTTGCGGCGTTAATTCACATAGGTCTCGCGCGTTGATCACGCCATCGCTGTCATCGTCTACTAGGTCAGCGATTTGAATTGGCTTAGGTGTGGGAATATAGTCATATTCACTATCACTGCTCACACAACCGGCTGTTGTTAAAATGATAGACGAAAGGGCAAATGCAACTTTTTTCATTTTAATACTCCACTGCTTCGTGCCATTCACTTGGCGTGTCGACTCTTAGAGCATCTAGCAGAACACCCGTGGCGTTAAAAACGCGATACTTCGCAAACTGCTCATCATACTTAGCGTCGATATAACCTTTGCGAGCTTCAAATAGCTCATTTTCAGTGTTGAGAACATCAAGCAATGTGCGTTTACCTATCTTGTATTGTTTTTCATAAGCGATGACCGTTTCCGATGCGGCATCGACATGGTCTTGTAAAAATTCTTTTTGCTGTACCGTTAAGTCTAAAGCGCTCCAAGAGAGTCTCAACCCTTCTTCAACCGAGCGGAAAGTACGGTCGCGGAAGTCTTTTGCTTTGTTGAGTTGATAGGCGGCGCTATCTGCAATGTCTTTATCGCTACCACCGTTATACAAGTTGTATTTTAGGCGCAGCATCGCTGATAGTTCATCACTGCTGCCTTCAATGCCACCAGCATCATCTCGCCAAGTCTGTGCAGCTTCAAGGGACACGGTTGGGTAATAATTGCCTTTACGTTGTTGGAATTGAAAGCGAGCGGAGTCAACGTCGACTTGAGAAACTTTGATGACAGGATTATTTTCAAACGCTTGCTCTAAGCCTGCTTGAAGGGTTGGCGGAAGTGCATTGATGTCCGCTCGTGGAAAAATGAGGCCTTGAGGTGATTGACCAACCAAACGTTGAAATTGAGTGTGCGTATCAAAGAGGTTATTTTGCGCGGCGATCAAATTACCGTGTGCTTTAGCTAGGCGCGCTTCAACTTGAGACAAGTCAGCAGTTGAGCCGATACCTGATTCTACACGGCGTTTAATGTCACGGTGTATCTGTTTATGGATTGCTAAATTTGCTTCGGACAGTTTTAGGATTTCGTAAGCTTTTGTGGCATCTAAATAAACACGCGCCACTTGAAGTGCCATATCAGAGGCGTCAGCGAGCAATTGATAGCGCACTGACTCGGCGTCTGCAGCGGTGCGAGACATGTCGTTAATGGTTGCGTTTCCGTCCCAAAGTAATTGAGTGAGGCTCAATGATGCGTCTTTTCTCGTTAAGTCATTTTCGATCCCGGATGCGAGATCGACGGATTCATAACCAATGCCTGCGTCTAAATCTAAAGAAGGCAAATATGCACCTTCAGATGCTTCCGCTTCATAGTATTTACTCTTGAACTCGTTAAATGCGGCTTTAATTTCAGGGTTATTTGTAATAGTCAGTGAGACGGCTTGTTCTAAAGTTTGGCTTGAAGCGTTAAAACTAACCCCACAAATTAGAGCTAGTGTGCTGAGCTTTATTATTTTCACTGTTCTTCTCCTAGAAGTACTTTTGCTCGGAATACTACTCAAAAATGTTCTTAATAGTGAGAAGCAAAGAGCAAAAGCCGGGGATACAATTTGTTTATCCCTAGTAATGCACTTGTTTTGCACAATTGTTTTTGTGTTGCGGCGTAATGTATCAAAAATAAGAAAGTAATCCAACTGAATGTTTTGTTTTGATATTGAGTGTTACTGTGTGTTTATTATATGTTTTACAGAAAGGTTTTCATGAATACATATGTTGCTTAGTCTCAAACTTGGAAAACTTGGTATTTACCGTGCTGTTTGAGCATCTCATTGCTATTTGAAGTGTAAAATTTCGTCACATTAAAATGTTAATTGAAAGGCGTAATTTCGTTAATTAACACAAAAATAGTTTGAGGCTAGGCTATGGGAATAGGCAATTTATTTACATTAGTTAATGCGGTTATCGGGCAGTCAATTGTCATTGGAATTGATGGTGAAGTTCGAATACTCAAATTAGGTGAACCGGTTTTGCCTGGTGAGTTGATTATCGATGTTCCAGGGCAGGAAATAGCTGATGGCCAACCATATATTCAGCAAGTCACTCAAAGTGGTGACATAGAAGATGTGACACAGCAAGTGAGCGACATTATTGCGGCGATCGAAGAAGGCGCTGACCCAACACTGGCAGATCCTGATTTAGCGCCTGCAGCTGGTGGTTTACAAGGTTCAAGTCTTGGTTTGTCTGGTACGGTCGATCGCGATGGTAGTGAGTCACAGCCTGAAACGCAATTTGTTACGTCCGCTACAAATCAACTCAATTTGTCTTCTACTCAGAGCCTGACCTTACTTGAAAGTTATCGTTTCTTATTTTCTGAACCTTCTTTGCCCGTTGGCCCGGAACTTGGGTTACCTCCGATAGCGCAAAACGACCCGGTTGGTTTTAGTCTGACTCTTGGGGATATGTCATTGGGTGCCGATGTCGGTGCCGGTTGGGACATAGAAGGGGCAACGATTTCTGCAAGTTTCAAAGGAAACGAAGCGGATTGGCAAGAGAACTACGAAGGCTTACTGGGAGTAGTTAATACTGGTGCTATTGGAGGTGCAGATCGTCAAATTGAATATGATAGGACGACTCAAACTTCTGAGAAACTGAGCATTAAGTTTGACCAAGCAGCAACAGAAGGTCGGTTTGTTGTTAGTAATTTATATGCAGCGGAAGGCAAGGTTATCGATTCAAACAATCAAAGCAACGAAGTTGGCGTTTGGGTTGCGTATTTGAATGGCGTTGTTGCAGCTAGTGGTTCGTTTGAGTCCTCTACCGCGTATTCGGGCGAGAAATTCGTGGTTGAAATTGATACTAATGGTAATGCGTTTGATGAAATCGTCTTTATGGCGAATGAATACAGTTTGGGCCTACAAGGTGATAGCGGTGCAGACTCTTCTGACTATTTTATTGCCGGTATCGAGGTTTCTTCTCCAGGGTTTTATGCGGGAAATCAAGGTGAAGTGCTTCGAATCCCAATCAGTGAAATATTGAATA
Above is a window of Vibrio taketomensis DNA encoding:
- a CDS encoding GGDEF domain-containing protein; the encoded protein is MGDQLLRDAVTNIAKHLKSGDFIGRLGGEELLVLLKEVDEIDVEFRVQQLHSAIAHSAPQTNNFQPVSLSASCSYLATSKALSDFNELYAILDQALCQIKRKGNNQIIDAFNAPIYPTTDDSPTEVYPQEMPSLL
- a CDS encoding tetratricopeptide repeat protein, yielding MKINVASFFSFSALFAALVTHANPAHLTWESAYADAVAKNDKRALSLLQDRYDALPAGVEKLYISSKLHGFMLLHGQPYFGNNNANAIDGKFATQEKLFINALNSEEQLNFISAREGYLSLLEDVELSNSINGKILFEYHLCRVLNRQALYHQADIYCSSLNTHIQDVDQPILPKYLALRVIANNQEFLGHYPLALDTYQQLLSIIPDYEDASGIYNDAGLLLANLGSFTQAEEYINKALKIREQLSQPLKLAQTHHSMGKVKLKQSEYSSAITHFSQSKHLSQRLNYPYGVTFADLGLGEAYIGTGNFEVGTSHLLAALDNATKQDNAQIRGEIYLALARTHKEQNKYIAAHDFAEHAHSLGKNVASERLSAQALALLAEISEHQKNYDKALGYYREYAKSELQKRDKDNANAFIALESTRRDNESKSKVERLEHQNSKLIAENALLGKQLMLALLSVFTLAFIVIALMFYYNRKYAQLSWDAIGKALNRSSCIEKVKAQKAPHLEH
- a CDS encoding DUF2750 domain-containing protein; translation: MSKLTADIDANLALFIEETKANQLVWGLRNEEGWLSCDSTEFEESEVMPFWSSKEDAETHNVEEWADFEVLEIPLDIFVEDWLLTLDEDGVLVGTNWNGNLEGKEVEPSELAKMYL
- a CDS encoding OmpA family protein, producing the protein MKKVAFALSSIILTTAGCVSSDSEYDYIPTPKPIQIADLVDDDSDGVINARDLCELTPQGAEINNEGCGRLVETSDSLGLHILFENDSSEILPIFKQQIAQMADFLKQYPETSIEIQGFASKVGDEDYNLALSKRRAKNVELELESYGISPQRVSIIGYGENKLENDGDDELSHARNRKVVANVAGHKGEVVKEWTIFTRLDK
- a CDS encoding TolC family outer membrane protein gives rise to the protein MKIIKLSTLALICGVSFNASSQTLEQAVSLTITNNPEIKAAFNEFKSKYYEAEASEGAYLPSLDLDAGIGYESVDLASGIENDLTRKDASLSLTQLLWDGNATINDMSRTAADAESVRYQLLADASDMALQVARVYLDATKAYEILKLSEANLAIHKQIHRDIKRRVESGIGSTADLSQVEARLAKAHGNLIAAQNNLFDTHTQFQRLVGQSPQGLIFPRADINALPPTLQAGLEQAFENNPVIKVSQVDVDSARFQFQQRKGNYYPTVSLEAAQTWRDDAGGIEGSSDELSAMLRLKYNLYNGGSDKDIADSAAYQLNKAKDFRDRTFRSVEEGLRLSWSALDLTVQQKEFLQDHVDAASETVIAYEKQYKIGKRTLLDVLNTENELFEARKGYIDAKYDEQFAKYRVFNATGVLLDALRVDTPSEWHEAVEY